Proteins encoded together in one Candidatus Hydrogenedens sp. window:
- a CDS encoding NAD-dependent epimerase/dehydratase family protein: MKRILITGGSGFVGANLAIFLKESLTDTHVIAFDNLHRRGSELNLPRLYEKRIEFIHGDIRNESDIKNIPPCDWIIECSAEPSVLAGYVSTPTYVLHSNLTGALHCLNWAKETGTKFMFLSTSRVYPYTKLNELPLQETETRYQPDFNEKLPVGLSHKGISELFPLDGLRTLYGATKLAVELIAEEYNAMYSLPIIINRCGIIAGPWQMGRIDQGIVALWLAHHIAEKPLSYIGFGGTGKQVRDLIDIKDLCNLILWQLKNYEKLNQTKFNIGGGIERSFSLLELTKLCQDITNHKIPIHPDPNTRPGDIPYYITDASLIQSVTPWKPICSLEQTLLDTANWLSSNQYILKGILF; this comes from the coding sequence ATGAAAAGAATTTTAATCACAGGTGGGTCTGGTTTTGTAGGAGCCAATTTAGCAATATTTCTCAAAGAAAGTTTAACAGATACACATGTTATTGCTTTCGACAATTTACATCGCCGGGGTTCAGAATTAAATTTACCAAGACTATATGAGAAACGTATAGAGTTCATTCATGGGGATATTCGTAATGAGTCTGACATTAAAAACATTCCACCGTGTGATTGGATAATTGAATGTAGTGCAGAGCCTTCTGTCCTTGCAGGATATGTATCTACGCCTACATACGTTCTTCACTCCAATCTTACTGGAGCACTCCATTGCTTGAACTGGGCAAAGGAGACAGGCACTAAGTTTATGTTTCTATCAACCAGCCGTGTATATCCATATACAAAACTAAACGAACTACCTCTTCAGGAAACTGAAACACGATACCAACCCGATTTCAATGAGAAACTCCCTGTGGGTTTATCTCACAAGGGTATTTCAGAACTATTTCCATTAGATGGCTTGCGAACACTTTATGGAGCAACCAAACTCGCCGTTGAACTTATTGCTGAAGAATATAACGCTATGTATTCCCTCCCTATAATTATCAATCGTTGTGGCATTATTGCTGGACCATGGCAAATGGGACGTATTGACCAGGGTATTGTCGCTTTATGGCTCGCCCATCATATTGCTGAAAAGCCATTGTCTTATATCGGCTTTGGTGGAACAGGGAAACAAGTTCGCGATTTAATAGATATTAAAGACCTATGTAACCTTATCCTATGGCAACTTAAAAATTATGAAAAACTAAATCAAACGAAATTCAATATTGGAGGAGGTATCGAACGAAGTTTCTCTCTTCTTGAATTAACAAAACTGTGTCAAGATATTACAAATCATAAAATACCTATTCATCCCGACCCTAACACTCGCCCTGGCGATATTCCCTACTACATAACAGATGCGTCACTTATCCAATCAGTAACCCCATGGAAACCTATTTGTTCACTTGAACAGACCTTGTTAGATACTGCAAACTGGCTTTCTTCAAATCAATACATATTAAAAGGTATCCTCTTTTAA
- a CDS encoding glycosyltransferase family 4 protein, whose product MKPSKPKILHVFSNHRWTGPAEPALTLIKNLRELGWDIDFICSVKGVPKNKYNRVYETALQENIPTLSSFYMSKHKHPIKDFLDRKNLVKWVQEKEYKIIHCHLDNDHRIATEVKTSQFLIRSNYYGEGLPEKMKKYVTKTHYILEPSRLAQKNDMERFHRTDERCPIIPLAIDLQRFNPNRMLPKIKLNMPDNAIVLGIVARLQPHRKYHLLFSAIHSLIQEGWPLYLVIVGRGTRQDEVAFKPVKELELESQVIFTGYLNNDDYVAMLNILDICIYLVPGTDGTCRTVREYMAMGKPVITTKTGILPELVEHQKQGLIVNDTVEELYRAIRTLCEHEGYRKELGKNARNKAIQQFSPQYQAEKVSEIYENCLKI is encoded by the coding sequence ATGAAACCATCAAAACCTAAAATTCTCCATGTGTTCAGTAACCATCGTTGGACTGGACCTGCGGAACCAGCATTAACGCTTATTAAAAACCTACGCGAATTGGGTTGGGATATTGACTTTATATGCAGTGTAAAAGGGGTTCCCAAAAATAAATATAACCGAGTATATGAAACTGCTTTACAGGAGAATATCCCAACACTTTCATCTTTTTACATGTCAAAACATAAACACCCTATCAAAGATTTTCTCGACCGCAAAAATCTCGTGAAATGGGTTCAGGAAAAAGAATATAAAATAATACACTGCCATTTAGATAATGACCACAGAATCGCTACAGAAGTAAAGACAAGCCAGTTTCTCATTCGTTCCAATTACTATGGTGAAGGACTCCCCGAAAAGATGAAAAAATATGTGACTAAAACACATTACATTCTTGAACCTTCTCGTCTCGCCCAAAAAAACGATATGGAACGATTTCACCGCACAGATGAGCGGTGCCCTATTATTCCACTTGCTATCGATTTGCAACGATTTAATCCCAATCGAATGCTACCTAAAATAAAGTTAAATATGCCTGACAATGCTATTGTCTTAGGTATCGTGGCACGATTACAACCCCATCGTAAGTACCATTTATTGTTTTCAGCGATTCATTCACTTATTCAGGAAGGCTGGCCCTTGTACCTCGTAATTGTAGGTAGGGGTACTCGACAGGATGAAGTCGCTTTTAAGCCTGTAAAAGAGTTGGAATTGGAATCACAAGTCATTTTCACGGGGTATTTGAACAACGACGATTATGTCGCTATGTTAAATATATTAGATATTTGCATATATCTCGTCCCAGGAACCGATGGCACATGTCGAACGGTGCGTGAATATATGGCGATGGGTAAGCCTGTTATTACCACGAAAACGGGGATACTCCCTGAACTGGTTGAACATCAGAAACAGGGACTTATCGTTAACGATACTGTTGAGGAACTATATCGGGCTATTCGTACTCTTTGCGAACATGAGGGATATCGAAAAGAATTAGGTAAAAATGCCCGAAATAAAGCCATTCAACAATTCTCTCCTCAATATCAAGCAGAAAAAGTTTCGGAGATTTATGAAAATTGTTTAAAAATATGA